The following is a genomic window from Pan paniscus chromosome 6, NHGRI_mPanPan1-v2.0_pri, whole genome shotgun sequence.
tgtgagccacctcgcctggcccaaaCATGTAGGTTAAAGGTTTTATATTTAGTTACTTTAGATATTGACCACATACAACAGATTATTCAAGAGTCATGTAGAAAAATGAGGTCCAAAACAAACTTTATTTACATAGAGATAATAAGGATCTCAATAACTCAAATGCTGAATAATTAAGCTGTAGGTTGACTAGAAGTCTGTGATTCACCAATCCTGTTTTATGGAAGTAGTATAAAACTACATTTGGTATTTTCCCTCAGTTCTCTGGTATTCTTGAAGCTTGACAGATTCAGAACACTTTAATGGTAACTTGTTGAACAGCAATAGAAAGGAGATGATGTACTTAGAAGTCAGTCTCTCACAAAAAAGACGTTATATCCGAGTTCTGTTAAAGCCCCAGCCAGCAAGGCCCATAAAGGAATGAAGACATAGGATAGATTCATGGTAGTAAACTGTTCCAGTTTAGCACAGAGTGCGAGGCAGAAGGCTAATTTAAGTAACATTGCAATGAGGtaccaggctttttttttaatattgtgtgATCCATGTCGAGGGTCAAAGCCAGACTTACACCGCCCAGCCATTTTCACAATCAGCAGGACAAGAAGGATAGTATCAAATATCCAGACTGGAATAAATATGAGGAACCAGTTCCAAGGTGCTTTCTCATCCAGTTTCAACACCAACATGATCAAGAAGAGTAGTGTGAAAAGCCAGGTGAGTAGTACTCTCTGAGCCAAGGACATTCTCATTTAAACAGTTTAAAGAGGCTGTTGCAGGAtcggaaaaaaggaaatataccctaagagaaggagaaaaagtcaAGATTGTTTTGATACCAGAAAAAAAGTATCACTTCCATTCCTAATGAACAAAACTGGTTCTTTCCCAACTGACTTCctaattttgaaaacattctaCTATTCTTCCTTTCAAATCCTCTAAAACTTAGTGATCATTGACATTATATCCACCATTCCTTACAGCCCAtgacaaaatacaatttttagtATATCTACTGTATAAGCTCTATTCAAAATGTCAGGTGATTCCTTTTCAGTGCTATCACTCGAGTCCAGGCACTTACAACTTTATTCCTGCACCTCAAAGATGTTCTTAATCTTCCTATACATTTGcaaatctaatttttaattcaatttcaaGGGGTACAAAGAAAAAAGCATTCAAAGTAGTGAAAAAGTGAAAGGTGGGTATCAAGCTGAGAAGAGAGTTTTAAAAGAAGGGAATGGGAAGGGTgcgtggctcatgccagtaatcccagtatttggggaggagaaggcaggcatatcatttgagcccaagagctccagaccagccagggcaacagagtgaaaccctgtctctacaaaaaataaaaaaattggcaaggcgtggtggtatgcaccttgtagtcgcagctactgagaggctaaagtgggaggattgcttgagtccaggaggtcgaggccgcaGTGAGTGACccgtgagatcatgccactacactccagcctgggcaaaagagtgagatgctgtctcaatcAGTCAATCCATCAATAAAAGGAGGGAATGGTtaataaaaatcacaagaatataaagtagaattaatattttagtggctgggtgcagtggctcacacccacagtcccaacactttgggactccaaggcaggtgcatctcttgagcccaggagttcaagactagtctgggcaacatggcgaaaccccgtctctactaaaaatacaaaaaatttaggtGCAGTAGCACGTGTCTGTATTCCctgctactcgcgaggctgaagtgggagaatcacctgaacccgggaagttgaggctgcagtgagccgttgcacactgcactccaacctgggtgatgggagtgagaccactgtctaaaaaaaaaagattgtaaagAGGTTGTTGGGCTATATAATATAAAAGGTACTGATAACACTGGATTTTCATATAATTTGAAACATATTCTTAAATTCTCacttattttctcataaaaattcTTACAAATATCTTTCTTGGTAtaatagtttttttccttttaacaataGTCTCACTGATtggtggtgtatatatgtattttttaaagctacttGTTATCCATTCAATAATCAGGACCACCTAATAAACTTTTGATGTTTTGTGATTATTAGATGCTAAATTTTGGGGGCTATTTCTTATATCACTATTCTGCCTCATTGATGTATATGTTTCTCTTTTGCACTAATACTATATGACTTAGTGTTGCTCTAGGAATGTATTAATATCTGGAAGGCCTAGTATCTACTCGTTGTtctcttttctagaattttttttttttttttgagacggagtctcactcttgtcactcaggttggagcgcagtggcacgatctcaggtcactgcagcctctgcctctcgggttcaagtgatcctcccacttaagtttcccaagtagctgggattacaagtgtgcgccaccacgcccagctaatttttgtatttttagtagagatggggtttcaccatgttggccaggctgatctcaaactcctgacctcaagtgatccacccacctcagcctcccaaagtgttgggattacaggtttgagccaccacgccggcctcttttctagaatattttctattttgcccTTACAGTTTTTCAATGCTAAATTTGCTGATTCTTGAAAACCTGGAATTTTGATTATGAATGCATAAAACTTAGCTTGGGAtagcatttattatatttaatcttcacataTAGGTTTATGATATGTTCCTCTACTTAACTTTTTATACCAACCTTTATGGCCACTTGGAAAAAGGATAAGTAGAATGGGAAATCAGAAGCCAGACTGCATGCAGCTGGGTAAGGAGTTAACAGAAGACCAAGAAATGGAAACAATTGAGaacattttattcctttgaggcatttggagaagagaaaatgaaagatagGGTATGTGAAACTCAAAGAAGAAATTTTCAGGAAAGGAAGAATTTATGACTATAAACAGAAATAAGCCAATGGGGAATGACACTGAAGATGAGAGAGGATACTtgatggaaagagaaaaagatcaGAAGGTGCTAGGGATAGGAATAAAAGCATGCGTGGTAGGAGGAAAGATGCAGGAAGATAACAGGGAAAAGGTGAAGGAACTGGCTAATTGAGCCAAATACCCTAGATTAGCGTGCTCAATTATATTTTAGAACTAACTTTGATGTACTGTGCAACATCTCTACTACTTTAAATAGTGGGTGGCTATCACAGTGCAAGAGGACACATCTGTTCTATTTCAACAGTTAAGTATGAGTCTCCTAACTCACCTCTTTTCCCTTATACCCATCTAGTGGCACTTAAACTTGTTTACTTAATTGGCAGAGGCTTCATACTGCAGTAATTTTGCTTCTAAGGAGGCATTTTTCTGTGTTGGTTTCCTTTCCCGGCCAGAGGCTGCCATAGAGTGGGATGTGGGACTGAATTTGGAAGCAGGGTTGGAGGGGCGTGTGTTGATTAATAACCATGGATGGATTTCATCCCGTAAATTGCACAATCCCCACCTCCAATCTATCAGGCCGTTTTTGTGAACCTCTGAAAAACGGTTTATGATTATACACTTGCTTAAACCTAACTGTTCCATCTGCTATCGGATAAGAcaagcttcatttttttcttacatttggcTGCACTTACCACAGGTGCTTTAGGGCTGGAGGTGAAAGGATGCAAGTAACAATCTTATTGTGCCTACAAGATTTATAATGTGGGATGCAACAAAATTCTGTTATGTTCTTGCACGGAAATACCCTCAATGGGGAAGCACTGCTGATACTTAAATGACGATTGAAGGATTGTACGCCTGTATGCTGAGCTACAACGATGACATGCGATCCCAGTTTTACATTTACGTCTTCATCAATTTGAGCAGTCGTTATGTTTCCTATTCTCTCCACAAGAAAGGGGGAGGTGCGTACTCCAAAAATGTGCTCAACTAAAATGTTTCCCATTTAAGGTGGTTATTTCTGGCACTAGGAAGAcagttaaatatttgttaatgattccttactcatttttaaaaccttCGGAGTTACCCCTGTATGGACATATATAGAGCCCCACCCACATAGCCCACGGCTGGGTATCAGCCCCATTTCCCTTCTCTCGCCACTGCCAGTAGTCTACCAAGTGAACCTGCCTCATCCCAAAGATAATTTTGCTTCATGAGCCCACATATTTATTCTTCTTCATAATGAGTCGCTTTTGAAAAGCCCGTGCAGCAACAGCCTTGGCCAAAGGAACAGCGTTCTGCTTACAACTTAGCTCATCTGGGGGCCTATTTGCCCCTGGAACTTCAGGACGCTCCTAAACTATACTTGCCCTTCTGCAAACACCGACAGTCGGCTCGCGGCGCCCCACCCGGACGCTCCCCTTTCATGGGCTGTGAGCCCAGCACATGCTGGAGTTTAACACGGTTCCTGCTGGATGCGCACAGAAGCCCTGGAGCCAAGCAGGCGTGTGCGCGTTTGGGGCTGGCTGTGTGATGGGTTGAGGGTCGGCCGCACAGCCCACGGAAGCATCAGGAGACCAGCGCCGGCGTACGGTGCGGGCTAGGGCAGAGCCCCAGACTCACCTGGCAGCGCCGCCGGCCGGAAAGCGTAGAGGGACGCGAAGATCAGCAAATTCGCCAGTTTGGATCCTTGTCCTTTTCCGCCCTTTTCCCCCCATTAAATCCAGAACCCGTCACATGATAATTAAGAAAAAACTTCAGTTCCGCCTCCTCAAACGACTGCGGTAGAGGATCTCTCAGTTCTACCTCAGTGCCGCGCCCACATCCGGGGCTGGTTCTCACCGCCCCTGAGCCTACCCTATAGGTAGAGAGGACGCCAATCTGGATTCAGAGGTCCCTTTTCCGCGGTAATTGGACCATTTGTCCGCCAGTGCAAACCAACCGACCTTTCCTTACTTTCGGGTTCGACAGAAAGGCGGCAATAAAAAGACCCATTGGTCCCGCCTCTCTACTGTCACGGGTTAGTAGGGAAGTCagtccaagatcagcctggagTTTCCGTGCTCCCATTGGGCCCACAGATGTTAATCAGAGCAGCCGGCGCTCAGCTCCGCCCTCTCGGGACGCCCcgcccctcctcccatcctccctgccCGCGCGCAGTGACTGCAGGCTCCGGCGCAAAATCCTGCGGGAGAGGGGGTGGGGCAACCCTCTGGAGGCAGCGCGCCCGCCGGCAGCCTCGTTGTGGCTCCTTGGGCTCTGTTGGCGGCGGCGCTAGCTTCGGAGTCTCCCGCGCGCACCTCAGCCGCCTCCTAGCGGCGCGGCGCTCGCTCCTACGGTAAGAGCGGCATCACCTCCGCGCTCGGGTGGGCAGTGTGGAGGTCGTCGAGTTCTGACAGAATTTCGAGGATGGATCGGGACGAGGGAGGAGAGCGGTCGTCGGGATGGAGGTGGGGGCTCCGGGGCCAACGCGTCGTCCTCCGTCGCCGGCGACTTTCCCGGCAGTCTCCCGTACCTGAGGGCCGGGGTCAGCCGCGACCCCCTCTCATCAGTCGGCCGGTGGCGGAGGCTCAGCCGCCTTCCTCCCGAGCTCGCGCGGTCAAGTCTTGATGGTGACGGGCCGAAGCCCAGCGCGCCACCCACCCCTCGGGCCCCGCTTCCAGGCCCCTGTCCTTTGCTTCCTTCCCTTGGCGCTGTGCTGAGGGGTCGTCGGGTGCTGGAAGGGCGTTCGGGGGTCTCGGGTGGCTAGCCCGGCGGGCGGGGAGATGTCAGCTAGCGGCCGGAGGAGCGGGCTCGGGAGGGGGCGGCGGCTCGCGCgctggaggaggtggaaggagggTCGCTGCCCTGCCCCCTCTGAGCAGGCGGCAGTCGAGTTTTCTGATCCCAACACGGCGGAGTGGGTGCTGAGATGCTAGGCATGGGCCTTAAGGGATAGTTCCCGTCTGGAAACAATACCGTGCTCCATCAGCATGCTtcagcttttcttatttttatctgcCCAGTGTTGACAGCCAGCATTCTGGTATTGTCCTTCGAGTCATGGCTTTCTAACTCAGCACCTCCTTGTGTAACTTCAGGGATCATTCTGTCACTAATCTGTCACCCTTCTTATTTTTAGCGTGGCGAAAACAAGGAACTGCCTTATACTAACCTGGGCAGTGCAGAATCTGGAACAATTTATTAATCTCAGTGTGTACTTTACATGCCAAGTAATTTTGAAATTCATggtgaatattaaatattttgtagttttcggTTGCTTTCTTTGTTAATAGTATATCCTCCTTGCTTTGAGACTACTTTAATCTTAAGGTTTTTGTTTagcttttgccatttttaaacgtttctttcattttttttttttctccaagactTTGGCAAGAGACTTAGTATTTGATCTTGTTTTCAGGTATTTttgtaaagtttattttctttcaaactgGGCTTTTTTcaccatatttttaatattggaAGGGGAATTCTGAAAGTCTGGAAACTGCACACTTTAGCCTAAAGAGTCACAAAACAGTATAACAATTTGAAATCCTAACTTGGATATGGTGTATGGACTGCAAATTTTAAGAGAAGGAAATGGATATGCGTTATCAGTTGTAGTGGCTCCACCTCCATAACGTAGAGGAGAGGAATCTGGAGGTCTGCGGAGAATGAGCCATGTCTGGGGCCAGAAACAGTGGTTCCAGGAAATATTTTTGCCCCAGAAATAGCCTGCCTCCCACACAGACTGGCTGTCTGAATGCATCTGATAGTTTTAAGTTAGGTGTTAGTGAGGTGGAGAGTTTTCGT
Proteins encoded in this region:
- the TMEM60 gene encoding transmembrane protein 60, whose amino-acid sequence is MRMSLAQRVLLTWLFTLLFLIMLVLKLDEKAPWNWFLIFIPVWIFDTILLVLLIVKMAGRCKSGFDPRHGSHNIKKKAWYLIAMLLKLAFCLALCAKLEQFTTMNLSYVFIPLWALLAGALTELGYNVFFVRD